The nucleotide sequence TACCGCGGAGGCTGTCGGTCCGGCGGGCTCGAAAGAAGCCCGTCCGGTAAAATCCGGTTCGGCTGACGACGCGACCTTCCTGCTGACCAACGCCGACACCGTGATTATCGTTCCCGGCTACGGCCTGGCGGTTGCACGGGCACAGCACGCGCTGAAAGAGCTGACCGAGAAGCTGACGCATCACGGCGTAACCGTGAAGTACGCGATCCACCCGGTGGCCGGTCGCATGCCTGGGCATATGAACGTGTTGCTGGCCGAGGCAGAAGTGCCTTACGACCAAGTGTTCGAGATGGAGGACATCAACTCCGAGTTCGGCCAAGCCGACGTGGTGCTGGTGCTCGGCGCCAACGACGTGGTCAACCCCGCCGCGAAGAACGATCCAAAGTCGCCGATTGCCGGCATGCCGATCCTCGAAGCGTTCAAGGCCAAGACCATCATCGTCAACAAGCGTTCGATGGCCAGTGGTTATGCCGGCCTGGATAACGAATTGTTCTACCTGGACAAGACCATGATGGTCTTCGGCGACGCCAAGAAAGTCATCGAAGATATGGTCAAGGCCGTCGAATAAACACTGCTCCAGCGCAATACCCCAAACCCCGGCCTGCAGTAGGCTGGGGTTTTTTATTAACGGATAAAACCCGACCAAAGGCTCTAAATCGCTGCCTGGCATTCGACCATGGTAGCGGGACGAAATCTTTTCAAATCACTAGACTGCCCACCTTGCTTCCGTTGCCCGAGATAACCATCCATGTACCGTGATCGTATCCGCTTGCCTTCGCTGTTGAACAAGGTCATGAGCGCCGCCGAGGCTGCCGCCCTGATCGAGGACGGCATGACCGTCGGCATGAGCGGCTTTACCCGCGCCGGTGAAGCCAAGGCCGTGCCCCACGCCCTGGCCGAACGCGCCAAGACCTCGCCGTTGAAAATCACCTTGATGACCGGCGCCAGCCTGGGCAACGACCTGGACAAACAACTCACTGAGGCCGGCGTGCTGTCGCGGCGTATGCCGTTTCAGGTGGACAGCACCTTACGCAAGGCCATCAATGCCGGCGACGTCATGTTCATCGATCAGCACCTGTCGGAAACCGTCGAGCAGTTGCGCAATAATCAGCTCAAGTTGCCGGACATTGCCGTGATCGAGGCCGTGGCCATTACCGAGCAAGGCCATATTGTACCGACCACCTCGGTGGGCAACTCGGCCAGCTTCGCGATTTTCGCCAAGCAGGTGATCGTTGAGATCAATCTGGCGCACAACCCGAACCTGGAAGGCCTGCACGACATTTATATCCCGACCTACCGGCCAACGCGTACGCCGATCCCGCTGGTCAAGGTCGACGATCGTATCGGCAGCACCGCAATCCCGATCCCGCCGGAGAAAATCGTCGCCATCGTCATCACCAATCAGGCCGATTCCGCCTCCACCGTCACCCCACCCGACAGCGATACCCAGTGGATCGCCAATCATTTGATCAACTTCCTCAAGCAGGAAGTTGACGCAGGCCGCATGACCAACAAGCTCGGCCCCCTGCAGGCGGGTATCGGCAATATTGCCAACGCAGTGATGTGCGGCCTGATCGAGTCACCTTTCGAAGACCTGAGCATGTACTCCGAAGTGCTCCAGGACTCGACGTTTGACCTGATCGACGCGGGCAAGCTGAGCTTCGCCTCCGGCAGCTCAATCACCTTGTCGGAACGGCGCAATGCCGACGTATTCGGCAACCTGGAACGCTACAAGGACAAACTCGTGCTGCGCCCACAGGAAATCTCCAACCACCCCGAAGTGGTACGGCGCCTGGGCATCATCGGCATCAACACCGCGCTGGAGTTCGACATCTACGGCAACGTCAACTCCACCCACATTTGCGGTACGCGGATGATGAACGGCATCGGCGGTTCGGGGGATTTCGCTCGGAATGCACACTTGGCGATCTTTGTGACCAAGTCGATTGCCAAGGGCGGGGCGATTTCCAGCGTGGTACCGATGGTCAGCCATGTCGACCACACTGAACAT is from Pseudomonas mucidolens and encodes:
- a CDS encoding acetyl-CoA hydrolase/transferase family protein → MYRDRIRLPSLLNKVMSAAEAAALIEDGMTVGMSGFTRAGEAKAVPHALAERAKTSPLKITLMTGASLGNDLDKQLTEAGVLSRRMPFQVDSTLRKAINAGDVMFIDQHLSETVEQLRNNQLKLPDIAVIEAVAITEQGHIVPTTSVGNSASFAIFAKQVIVEINLAHNPNLEGLHDIYIPTYRPTRTPIPLVKVDDRIGSTAIPIPPEKIVAIVITNQADSASTVTPPDSDTQWIANHLINFLKQEVDAGRMTNKLGPLQAGIGNIANAVMCGLIESPFEDLSMYSEVLQDSTFDLIDAGKLSFASGSSITLSERRNADVFGNLERYKDKLVLRPQEISNHPEVVRRLGIIGINTALEFDIYGNVNSTHICGTRMMNGIGGSGDFARNAHLAIFVTKSIAKGGAISSVVPMVSHVDHTEHDVDILVTEVGLADLRGLAPRERARVIIDNCVHPDYRDALNGYFTAACAIGGHTPHILRDALSWHINLEETGHMLKA